A single window of Gossypium hirsutum isolate 1008001.06 chromosome A10, Gossypium_hirsutum_v2.1, whole genome shotgun sequence DNA harbors:
- the LOC107955860 gene encoding cell wall / vacuolar inhibitor of fructosidase 1 — protein MISSSLRKFILEPINTHQPDSNQLQKDSILRSLRLDFEIRPPDVPGLARIVADSVNAKAIATLNQISALLKSVKDPTLEKALEGCIVSYNTIIQGDIPVAIDAIEKNNPKFAVQSATDAGNEAQACENSFAEKASNSPIFSGNKAVHDLSVLLQSIASLLL, from the exons ATGATTTCTTCTTCATTGAGAAAATTCATTCTGGAGCCTATAAATac ACATCAACCTGATTCAAACCAATTGCAAAAAGACTCCATTTTACGATCTCTGCGTCTTGACTTTGAAATCCGACCCCCGGATGTGCCGGGGCTTGCTCGGATTGTGGCTGACAGTGTCAATGCTAAAGCCATTGCCACATTGAATCAGATTTCAGCATTGCTTAAAAGTGTCAAAGACCCCACCTTGGAAAAGGCCTTGGAAGGTTGCATTGTTTCATATAACACCATTATCCAGGGTGATATCCCAGTAGCAATTGATGCAATTGAGAAAAACAACCCCAAATTTGCTGTTCAGAGTGCAACTGATGCTGGAAATGAAGCTCAGGCATGTGAAAACAGCTTTGCAGAAAAGGCATCCAATTCGCCAATCTTTAGTGGAAACAAAGCTGTGCATGATCTTTCTGTTCTTCTTCAATCCATTGCCTCATTGTTACTCTAG